A window of Chitinophagales bacterium contains these coding sequences:
- a CDS encoding 1-phosphofructokinase family hexose kinase encodes MVLTVTLNPCIDKSSTVEKMKPESKLRCAEVVNEPGGGGINVSKALQKLDTSSVALFPAGGHNGNMLCSLLKESGILFHAVDTRVETRENWIVHESSTNAQYRFTFPGREVQEETIKTLVDQIRAFAPSFVVASGSLPPGLPDYFYGLIVKNAAAVGAKCIVDTSGPALQAMKGKKAFMIKPNIGELCKMLQIDWLDKEEVPDAAQQAIIDGFAEIIVVSLGPDGAWLVSADKRYFVEAPKVEKRSTVGAGDSMVAGITYSLQKGWSLREAIRFGVACGSAATMNEGTQLFRREDAERLFAQLRE; translated from the coding sequence ATGGTCCTTACTGTAACCCTGAATCCCTGCATCGACAAAAGCTCTACTGTTGAAAAAATGAAACCCGAAAGCAAACTCCGTTGTGCCGAGGTGGTCAACGAACCCGGAGGCGGGGGTATCAATGTGAGCAAGGCCCTGCAGAAACTCGATACATCGTCGGTGGCTTTATTTCCCGCCGGGGGACACAATGGAAATATGCTCTGCAGTTTATTGAAAGAATCGGGTATCCTTTTTCATGCGGTGGACACACGGGTGGAGACCCGGGAAAATTGGATCGTGCATGAGAGTTCCACAAACGCCCAGTACCGGTTCACCTTTCCAGGCCGGGAAGTGCAGGAAGAGACCATCAAAACCCTGGTTGATCAGATACGGGCCTTTGCCCCCAGTTTTGTAGTGGCCAGTGGAAGCCTGCCTCCAGGCCTACCTGATTATTTTTATGGATTGATTGTAAAAAATGCAGCCGCCGTAGGTGCCAAATGTATAGTGGATACCAGTGGTCCGGCCCTGCAAGCCATGAAGGGGAAAAAAGCATTCATGATCAAACCCAATATTGGGGAATTATGCAAGATGCTCCAGATCGACTGGCTCGATAAGGAGGAGGTACCCGATGCGGCCCAACAAGCCATCATCGATGGGTTTGCCGAGATCATAGTGGTGTCGCTTGGGCCCGACGGTGCCTGGCTGGTCAGTGCCGATAAACGCTACTTCGTAGAAGCACCAAAAGTGGAAAAAAGAAGTACGGTAGGGGCAGGTGACAGCATGGTGGCGGGTATAACTTATTCATTACAAAAGGGCTGGTCATTACGCGAGGCCATCCGCTTTGGCGTAGCCTGCGGAAGCGCCGCCACAATGAATGAAGGAACCCAACTCTTTCGGCGGGAAGATGCCGAAAGGCTTTTTGCCCAATTACGTGAATGA
- a CDS encoding pyridoxal phosphate-dependent aminotransferase, with product MLELSTRGKEMPASPIRKLVPFAEAAKKRGTKVYHLNIGQPDIETPPAILDAVRHADIKTLEYSHSAGNESYRRKLVQYYKKVGIDVTHEDIIITTGGSEAIMFGFFACLNPGDEVIIPEPFYANYNGFACAAGVKVVPITSHIETGFALPPISDFKQVITPKTKAIIICSPNNPTGYLYSREEMEALKTICIDHGLFLFSDEAYREFCYDGEYISAMHLSGLDEHVVLMDTISKRYSACGARLGALVTKNKEVYQAAMKFAQARLSPPGLAQIMGEAAVDLPDDYFKAPKAEYQARRDLMIRRLNAIPGVFCPTPGGAFYAIAKLPVDDADDFCQWLLESFSHEGQTVMLAPASGFYGTPGLGKNEVRLAYVLNLESLDKAMDCLEQALVQYAKR from the coding sequence ATGTTAGAATTATCAACCCGCGGGAAAGAGATGCCCGCCTCCCCTATTCGGAAATTGGTGCCATTTGCCGAGGCAGCTAAAAAAAGAGGAACCAAGGTTTATCATTTGAATATCGGCCAGCCGGATATTGAAACTCCGCCAGCCATTCTCGATGCTGTCCGCCATGCGGATATCAAAACATTGGAATACAGTCATAGTGCGGGAAATGAAAGCTATCGCCGCAAGTTGGTTCAATACTATAAAAAAGTGGGGATCGATGTAACACATGAGGACATCATCATAACCACCGGTGGTAGCGAAGCCATCATGTTTGGTTTCTTTGCCTGTCTCAACCCGGGCGATGAGGTCATCATACCCGAACCCTTTTATGCCAACTACAATGGGTTTGCCTGTGCGGCCGGAGTAAAAGTGGTACCGATCACTTCGCATATCGAAACCGGATTTGCCCTTCCGCCGATTTCTGATTTCAAGCAGGTTATTACCCCCAAGACAAAAGCCATCATCATATGCAGCCCCAATAACCCCACCGGCTACCTCTACAGCCGCGAAGAAATGGAGGCGCTGAAAACAATTTGTATCGATCATGGGTTATTCCTGTTCAGTGACGAGGCCTATCGGGAATTTTGTTATGACGGAGAATATATCTCTGCCATGCACCTGAGCGGATTGGACGAACATGTGGTGTTGATGGATACGATCAGTAAGCGATACAGTGCCTGTGGAGCCAGGTTAGGCGCCCTGGTAACAAAGAATAAAGAGGTGTATCAGGCGGCTATGAAATTTGCCCAGGCCCGCTTATCCCCTCCGGGATTGGCACAGATCATGGGTGAAGCGGCCGTTGACCTCCCTGACGATTATTTCAAGGCACCCAAAGCCGAATACCAGGCCCGTCGCGACCTGATGATCCGCCGGTTGAATGCCATTCCCGGTGTATTTTGTCCAACCCCGGGTGGAGCCTTTTATGCGATTGCCAAATTACCGGTGGATGATGCGGATGATTTCTGCCAATGGCTGCTGGAATCTTTCTCCCATGAAGGACAAACCGTGATGCTGGCCCCTGCTTCGGGATTTTATGGTACCCCGGGATTGGGAAAGAATGAAGTGCGACTGGCCTATGTACTCAATCTGGAATCGCTTGATAAAGCGATGGATTGCCTGGAACAGGCGCTCGTTCAATACGCGAAACGATAA
- a CDS encoding class I SAM-dependent methyltransferase — translation MFRNRLLKLYKHKGKEAKRMGITAYRLYDHDIPEFPFCIEFYGPDLYVAEYQRRHGMTEEAHEEWLQECIQVISETLQIEPERIFLKLRRRKPGRLGQYQRLDQSGNEKVVQENGLSFIVNLHDYLDTGLFLDHRTTRLRVREEAKGKKVLNLFAYTGSFSVYAAAGGAAEVTTVDLSNTYIDWAKRNMELNHFTGDPYQFVQADVLQWLKNAEPESVDLIILDPPTFSNSQRMKDILDIQRDHPALINDCLRLLRPGGVIYFSTNARNFLLEKEKITTGDIRDITKATTPFDFEKKLFRWCFLITK, via the coding sequence ATGTTCCGCAACCGCCTTCTCAAGTTGTACAAACACAAGGGGAAGGAAGCCAAAAGGATGGGGATTACGGCCTATCGGTTGTATGATCATGATATTCCCGAATTTCCCTTCTGTATTGAATTCTATGGCCCTGACCTTTATGTTGCCGAATACCAGCGCAGGCATGGCATGACCGAGGAGGCACACGAGGAATGGCTGCAGGAGTGCATCCAGGTCATATCCGAAACGCTGCAAATTGAACCGGAAAGAATATTTCTTAAACTCAGGCGCCGAAAACCCGGTCGTCTCGGACAATACCAGCGGCTCGACCAGTCAGGCAATGAGAAAGTGGTACAGGAAAATGGGCTCTCCTTTATCGTCAACCTCCACGATTACCTGGATACCGGTCTCTTCCTCGACCACCGGACCACCCGGCTACGGGTGAGGGAGGAGGCAAAGGGAAAGAAGGTACTCAACCTTTTTGCTTATACCGGTTCCTTCTCTGTATATGCAGCAGCGGGTGGCGCTGCCGAGGTCACCACCGTGGACCTCTCCAATACCTATATCGACTGGGCTAAAAGAAACATGGAATTGAATCATTTTACCGGTGATCCCTATCAATTTGTACAAGCCGATGTGTTGCAATGGTTGAAAAATGCAGAGCCGGAGTCGGTTGACCTCATCATTCTCGATCCTCCCACTTTTAGCAATAGCCAGCGGATGAAGGATATCCTCGATATTCAACGCGATCATCCGGCCTTGATCAATGATTGCCTTAGGCTGCTTCGCCCGGGGGGAGTTATCTATTTCAGCACCAATGCCCGGAATTTTTTATTAGAAAAAGAAAAGATCACCACGGGTGATATACGAGATATCACCAAAGCCACCACTCCATTTGATTTTGAAAAGAAGTTATTCCGATGGTGTTTTCTTATTACCAAATAG
- a CDS encoding lipase family protein: protein MNRYLLCLCLGWLMLSQTLHAQVILKPGFDPVEYGQLLSLTFYGSSIPDSNQRKMVKDPYQLQYRSPETGLLNRWQFFVRNDNVGVIELRGTIQQLASWLENFYGAMVPAKGKLQLNDSTQFDYTFSEDPKAMVHVGWTIGIGHIGPAIVRKIREMYDTQQVKEILIVGHSQGGALSQLLRSYLHYEQKAGRIPGDVFFKTYSSAAPKTGNLFYAYDFDFITRGSWALTVVNSADWVPETPFSIQTLKDFNVTNPFTEAKPILKKQKLLVRLAGKIIYNKIDRSTRRAQKRMGKYLGPMVYKQVKQFLPQLQQPQYAGGNNFMRAGTPVVLLADAEYYTRFPEFSQFKFSHHLYASYSYLLKKHYP from the coding sequence ATGAACCGATATCTCCTTTGCTTATGCCTGGGATGGCTGATGCTTTCCCAAACCCTGCACGCGCAGGTAATACTTAAACCGGGATTTGACCCCGTTGAATACGGACAATTGCTTTCCCTGACCTTTTACGGAAGCAGCATACCGGATTCCAATCAGCGCAAGATGGTCAAAGACCCTTATCAGTTACAATACCGCTCTCCCGAAACAGGTCTGCTCAATCGTTGGCAATTCTTTGTACGAAATGATAATGTAGGGGTAATCGAGTTGCGTGGCACCATACAACAATTGGCGAGTTGGTTGGAGAACTTTTATGGGGCCATGGTACCCGCCAAAGGAAAGCTGCAATTAAACGACAGCACACAATTTGATTACACTTTTTCAGAAGATCCTAAAGCGATGGTCCATGTGGGGTGGACGATCGGTATCGGTCATATCGGGCCAGCCATTGTGCGTAAGATCAGGGAAATGTATGACACGCAACAGGTAAAGGAGATCCTGATTGTTGGGCATAGTCAGGGCGGCGCCTTGTCTCAACTGCTTCGTTCCTATCTTCATTACGAACAGAAAGCAGGGCGTATTCCCGGTGATGTTTTTTTTAAGACCTATAGTTCCGCCGCTCCCAAAACAGGTAACCTTTTTTATGCCTATGATTTTGATTTTATCACCCGGGGTTCCTGGGCACTTACTGTTGTCAACTCGGCTGATTGGGTACCTGAAACGCCTTTTTCTATTCAAACCCTTAAGGATTTTAATGTAACCAACCCCTTTACCGAAGCAAAGCCCATTTTAAAAAAACAAAAATTACTGGTGAGACTGGCGGGAAAGATCATTTACAATAAGATCGACCGGTCAACCCGACGGGCGCAGAAACGAATGGGAAAATACCTGGGGCCGATGGTGTATAAACAGGTAAAACAATTTCTTCCCCAACTTCAGCAACCACAATATGCGGGCGGAAACAATTTTATGCGGGCCGGGACACCCGTGGTGCTTTTGGCCGATGCAGAGTACTATACCCGATTCCCTGAATTTTCCCAATTCAAATTCAGCCATCATCTATACGCATCGTATTCTTACCTCTTAAAAAAGCATTACCCCTAA
- a CDS encoding DUF1573 domain-containing protein, whose product MKSIVLTVFAFVFAFAVSAQDKPENIVKFSADAHDFGKIKQGTPVSYYFEVTNISDKPVVIENAWSSCGCTVPEYPKEPIGAGETVKLKVQYNAAAAGHFEKDVFIKFAGVTQPKTLHIKGDVVAAAR is encoded by the coding sequence ATGAAGAGCATTGTACTGACCGTATTCGCTTTTGTATTTGCCTTTGCTGTATCTGCCCAGGACAAACCTGAGAATATTGTGAAATTCAGCGCCGATGCGCATGATTTTGGAAAGATCAAACAAGGTACCCCTGTCAGCTATTATTTTGAAGTAACAAATATCTCCGACAAACCCGTTGTGATCGAGAACGCCTGGTCATCCTGCGGATGTACCGTTCCCGAATATCCCAAAGAACCCATTGGCGCCGGAGAAACAGTTAAATTGAAAGTACAATACAATGCCGCGGCAGCAGGTCATTTTGAAAAAGACGTATTTATCAAATTCGCCGGTGTTACCCAGCCTAAGACCCTTCATATTAAGGGAGATGTGGTGGCGGCAGCGAGGTAG
- a CDS encoding FKBP-type peptidyl-prolyl cis-trans isomerase gives MKYVFPALVLFLQACSSTKKTAAPTVFTPPVIIADTIKVDMPVFADLRDSASYAMGIFLINFYRQQGVTDINPEMVAKAIEDAQAQTGMKLTDAEANMAIMACINEAQMAKSKGNIEACDKFMAENKGKPGVTTTASGLQYEILRAGTGPIPKATDSVVCHYKGTFLNGEIFDESYARNEPVTFSVSGVVRGWTEVLQLMPAGSKWKVYVPYQLGYGTSDYYAIPGGSLLIFELELLEVKTKH, from the coding sequence ATGAAATACGTTTTTCCCGCCCTTGTCCTTTTTCTTCAAGCCTGTTCCTCTACCAAAAAAACGGCTGCACCCACTGTATTCACGCCGCCTGTGATCATTGCAGATACCATTAAGGTGGACATGCCCGTGTTTGCCGACCTCCGTGATTCTGCGAGTTATGCCATGGGTATATTCCTGATCAATTTCTACCGTCAACAAGGCGTCACGGATATCAATCCGGAAATGGTGGCCAAAGCCATTGAAGATGCCCAGGCACAAACGGGTATGAAGCTAACGGATGCAGAGGCCAATATGGCGATCATGGCCTGTATCAATGAGGCGCAGATGGCCAAGTCAAAAGGCAATATTGAAGCCTGTGATAAATTCATGGCGGAGAATAAGGGGAAACCCGGTGTTACCACAACGGCAAGCGGACTTCAATATGAAATCCTCCGCGCAGGAACCGGCCCCATCCCCAAGGCCACAGACAGTGTGGTTTGTCATTACAAAGGAACCTTTCTCAATGGGGAAATATTTGACGAGTCCTATGCACGTAATGAACCAGTGACCTTTAGTGTATCGGGTGTAGTGCGTGGCTGGACCGAAGTACTTCAACTTATGCCTGCCGGCTCCAAATGGAAAGTGTATGTGCCTTACCAATTGGGCTACGGAACAAGTGATTATTACGCCATTCCCGGCGGCTCGCTGTTGATATTTGAATTGGAACTGCTTGAAGTGAAGACCAAACACTAA
- a CDS encoding (d)CMP kinase: MAKKKIIITIDGWSSCGKSTLAKQLARELGYVYVDSGAMYRAITLYFLRNHVDWTDNAEVRKALEEISLAFHFNENSQTSEIFLNEENVEYVIRDLVVAEKVSEVAAIREVREFAVAQQQQMGKKKGIVMDGRDIGTVVFPLAELKIFMTADNSVRVERRFKELFEKNPNVTIEEVKNNLEMRDYIDSNREVSPLRKAEDALVLDNTNITPEEQLAKALEWTHAIIDHLK; encoded by the coding sequence ATGGCAAAGAAAAAGATCATTATCACGATCGATGGGTGGTCCTCCTGTGGCAAAAGCACCCTGGCCAAACAACTGGCCCGTGAATTAGGCTATGTATATGTGGATAGTGGGGCAATGTACCGCGCGATCACACTTTATTTTCTCCGTAACCATGTGGACTGGACCGATAATGCAGAAGTAAGGAAGGCACTGGAAGAGATCAGCCTGGCCTTTCACTTCAATGAAAACAGCCAGACCAGTGAGATCTTTCTCAACGAAGAGAATGTGGAGTATGTGATCCGTGACCTGGTGGTAGCCGAAAAGGTAAGTGAGGTAGCGGCCATTCGCGAGGTAAGGGAATTTGCTGTGGCCCAGCAACAGCAGATGGGTAAGAAAAAAGGCATTGTGATGGATGGACGGGATATTGGTACCGTAGTATTTCCCCTGGCAGAACTCAAGATATTCATGACCGCCGATAACTCGGTGCGGGTGGAAAGAAGGTTCAAAGAATTATTTGAGAAGAACCCGAACGTCACGATCGAAGAAGTAAAGAATAACCTGGAGATGCGGGATTATATTGATTCCAACCGCGAGGTGAGTCCGCTTCGAAAGGCGGAGGACGCGCTGGTCTTGGACAATACGAATATCACACCCGAGGAACAACTCGCGAAAGCCCTCGAATGGACCCATGCGATCATTGATCACCTAAAATAA
- a CDS encoding GIY-YIG nuclease family protein — protein sequence MYAIVDIETTGSYAAANGITEISVHVFDGNKVVEKFETLINPRQSIPRYIQSMTGITDEMVSDAPEFEEVAEQIHRVLHDKTFVAHNVNFDYSFVKAHLKAAGYELNTHKLCTVRLSRKLIPGLPSYSLGKLCDSLGIHINDRHRAGGDAAATVRLFQMLLEKDQQQFITKSLKRDSKEAVLPPNVPKEHFDKLPYTPGVYYFHNEKGKIVYVGKAKNIRYRVNSHFSNNSAGRQKQNFMKHVHAISYRECGTELMAAVLESTEIRKLWPVFNHSQKRWEDVYGIYTYEDQNGYIRLAIEKNKKRLIAAHTFHYLVEGHTILRGLIREYGLCPKYCFLQKDTIACTGLETGQCKGACEKKEAPETYNTRVQEALASLSREESFLILDQGVNPEERSCILVEKGSFYGMGYIPVDVSPTHLDQVRDFIQPYKENSYIRNLLLGYKSKYPSRVVAL from the coding sequence ATGTACGCCATCGTCGACATCGAAACTACCGGCTCCTATGCCGCCGCCAACGGGATCACCGAAATCTCGGTGCATGTCTTTGATGGAAACAAAGTAGTGGAAAAATTTGAAACCCTGATCAATCCGCGGCAATCGATTCCCAGATATATCCAATCGATGACCGGTATCACGGATGAAATGGTATCGGATGCCCCGGAATTTGAAGAAGTGGCCGAACAGATCCACCGTGTACTACATGACAAGACCTTTGTAGCACATAACGTCAATTTTGACTATTCATTTGTCAAAGCACATTTAAAGGCCGCCGGGTATGAATTAAATACTCATAAACTGTGTACCGTCAGGTTGAGCCGGAAACTGATACCCGGTCTCCCCTCCTACAGCCTGGGTAAACTCTGCGATTCATTGGGAATCCATATCAATGACCGTCACCGCGCCGGTGGCGATGCAGCCGCTACGGTCAGGCTTTTTCAAATGTTATTGGAAAAAGATCAGCAACAATTTATCACCAAAAGCCTGAAACGGGATTCAAAGGAGGCCGTATTGCCCCCCAATGTGCCCAAGGAACATTTTGATAAATTGCCTTATACACCGGGTGTTTATTATTTCCATAATGAAAAAGGGAAGATCGTATATGTAGGCAAGGCCAAGAATATCCGTTACCGGGTCAACAGTCATTTTAGCAATAATTCTGCCGGTCGGCAGAAGCAGAATTTCATGAAGCATGTCCATGCGATCAGTTATCGGGAATGTGGCACAGAATTGATGGCGGCTGTACTTGAATCTACCGAAATTCGAAAACTGTGGCCCGTCTTTAACCATTCACAAAAAAGATGGGAGGATGTTTATGGTATTTACACCTACGAGGACCAGAACGGCTATATCCGTCTCGCGATAGAAAAGAACAAAAAAAGACTGATAGCGGCCCATACGTTTCATTATCTGGTGGAAGGCCATACGATTCTTCGTGGACTGATACGCGAGTATGGGCTTTGCCCCAAATACTGTTTTTTACAAAAAGATACGATAGCCTGTACGGGCCTGGAAACAGGGCAATGCAAAGGGGCATGTGAGAAAAAGGAAGCGCCGGAAACCTATAATACGCGCGTGCAGGAAGCCCTTGCCTCGCTAAGCCGGGAAGAATCCTTTCTCATCCTGGATCAGGGGGTAAACCCCGAAGAGCGTTCCTGTATACTGGTGGAGAAAGGTAGTTTTTACGGTATGGGTTATATACCCGTGGATGTATCGCCAACGCATCTTGATCAGGTGCGGGATTTTATACAGCCTTATAAAGAGAACAGCTATATCAGAAACTTATTATTGGGATATAAATCAAAGTATCCTTCCCGGGTGGTTGCTTTGTGA
- a CDS encoding aspartyl protease family protein, with amino-acid sequence MFGLVRLFPPAAQAGTSIPPVKISLPDAEEIYPSIYAIPFSRAGNLILVKAKADTTEGNFILDTGCPHLVLNTTYFRQYPVQESDGEGNGATTGTFFIQQTRVADFSFGGNHFYHTDADLTDLGSIENSRGIKVLGLIGVELLRKFELIIDYENNLIYLHRLDRKGTSVFEQDQLADTAAYQVVPIRIMDNRIMVESQVGGKKLRLVIDSGSEANLLDSRLPEKVFAEVSITGRTTMMGVGGKRIDVLKGELNTLHIGGVDIPQMKVLVTNLERTCFSHAGCVDGVLGFDFLSLKKIGFNFVKNKMFVWK; translated from the coding sequence GTGTTTGGTTTGGTCCGGCTATTCCCGCCAGCGGCCCAGGCAGGTACATCCATTCCTCCTGTTAAGATATCCCTTCCCGATGCAGAAGAAATCTATCCTTCCATATATGCCATCCCGTTTAGCCGGGCGGGCAACCTGATCCTGGTCAAAGCAAAGGCCGATACCACAGAGGGAAACTTTATCCTGGATACGGGCTGCCCTCATTTGGTATTGAACACAACGTATTTCCGTCAATATCCCGTACAGGAATCCGATGGGGAAGGTAATGGGGCCACGACAGGAACTTTTTTCATTCAGCAAACACGGGTGGCTGATTTTTCCTTTGGCGGTAATCATTTTTATCATACCGATGCCGACCTGACTGACCTGGGGAGTATTGAGAACAGCCGGGGAATAAAAGTACTGGGACTGATCGGGGTGGAACTCCTCCGTAAATTTGAACTGATCATTGACTATGAAAATAATTTAATCTACCTGCATCGGTTGGACAGGAAAGGAACGTCTGTATTTGAGCAGGATCAGCTTGCGGATACCGCAGCCTATCAGGTGGTGCCCATCCGGATAATGGATAACCGGATCATGGTGGAGAGCCAGGTAGGGGGTAAAAAACTCCGGTTGGTCATAGACAGCGGCTCGGAGGCTAACCTGCTTGATAGCCGGTTACCCGAAAAGGTTTTTGCCGAGGTGTCCATCACTGGCCGGACAACCATGATGGGGGTGGGAGGGAAAAGGATCGATGTATTAAAGGGAGAGTTGAATACCCTGCATATAGGAGGGGTGGATATCCCGCAGATGAAGGTATTGGTCACCAATCTGGAAAGAACCTGTTTTTCCCATGCGGGATGTGTCGATGGGGTGTTGGGTTTTGATTTCCTATCCCTCAAAAAAATTGGGTTTAACTTTGTAAAGAATAAAATGTTCGTTTGGAAATGA
- a CDS encoding potassium channel protein yields MRRWTLRLLQPIFLLLFITIVGVIGYMLIEDYTLLEAMYMTVLSVTTVGFSEVKPLTNSGRIFTMFMLVTSWGTFAFAITRITQFVISGEINKYFKFRKMNAAIDQLQKHVIVCGYGRNGRQAVQTLRVHGEPFVVIENNESNLESASLTDPDLIYLIGDATIDDILIKAGISRAKALITALPDDADNVFIVLSARSINPGIQIISRASGNNSMPKLIKAGANNVIMPDKIGGTHMATLVSKPDVVEFIDYLSGEEGESINMESVPYEKLPAGIKDRPLSDVMRWESTGVNCIGIKSAEGKFVINPPGETIITKGMKVIVLGTRWQIDKMKSNLSN; encoded by the coding sequence GTGCGCCGCTGGACGCTACGATTATTACAACCGATCTTTCTCCTCCTCTTTATCACCATTGTAGGAGTGATCGGGTATATGCTGATCGAAGATTATACCCTTCTCGAGGCCATGTACATGACCGTCCTCTCGGTCACCACCGTCGGGTTCAGTGAGGTGAAACCGCTGACCAATTCAGGCCGGATTTTCACCATGTTCATGCTGGTGACCAGTTGGGGAACTTTTGCCTTTGCCATCACCCGTATCACGCAATTTGTGATCAGCGGGGAGATCAACAAATACTTTAAATTCCGAAAAATGAATGCCGCCATTGATCAACTCCAGAAACATGTCATTGTGTGTGGATATGGCCGGAATGGGAGACAGGCTGTTCAGACCCTGCGTGTGCACGGTGAGCCATTTGTCGTGATCGAGAACAATGAGTCCAATCTCGAGTCTGCCTCACTTACCGATCCGGATTTGATCTACCTGATCGGGGATGCCACCATAGATGATATTTTGATCAAAGCCGGGATATCCCGGGCCAAGGCCCTGATCACGGCACTACCGGATGATGCCGACAATGTATTCATCGTGCTTTCCGCCCGCTCGATCAATCCGGGGATTCAAATCATCAGCCGTGCTTCGGGAAATAATTCCATGCCCAAACTCATCAAGGCAGGAGCCAATAATGTGATCATGCCCGATAAGATCGGGGGTACACATATGGCCACCCTGGTATCCAAACCGGATGTGGTGGAATTCATTGACTATCTCTCCGGTGAAGAAGGCGAATCGATCAATATGGAGTCTGTGCCATATGAAAAATTACCAGCCGGAATAAAAGACCGCCCACTGTCCGATGTGATGCGCTGGGAAAGTACCGGAGTAAACTGCATAGGCATAAAAAGTGCCGAAGGCAAATTCGTGATCAACCCACCCGGTGAAACCATCATCACCAAAGGGATGAAAGTGATCGTACTGGGCACAAGATGGCAGATCGACAAAATGAAGAGCAATCTGAGTAATTAG
- a CDS encoding tetratricopeptide repeat protein has product MKKIGITPLLTLLFLATTTLAQDVTTLYNDGVKLRQEKKYKEAVEKFSKATLANPSHFESQYEMGWCLNELQSYSDAIIALRKARNINPGMAKVHFELGYAFQQSSNPDSANKCYDRCLSINPKYSLAFKQKGYIAYFKDEFTQALDFFKGYETFASQDIGDYLYWYRKGYIFNAIDKYDSAKVALNRSLRFKKDYINTYWELGFASTKLKEADEAIGYFNQAIALDPKSHIAYNGIGEVYRDLKRDRSTAILWYEKTLAINATERKANFGKGYCLNSLGQYTEAVPYLQTAIRSESTYTAAYVDLGYSYYMLNRYEDGLTQLRKAIELNANNQNARYYSGLIYIAQKNKTMAQKMVDELTQLKSNSAKTLQDKVNAMN; this is encoded by the coding sequence ATGAAAAAAATCGGCATCACCCCGCTTTTAACCCTCTTGTTCCTTGCTACAACTACACTGGCGCAGGATGTAACCACTTTATACAACGATGGCGTTAAGCTTCGGCAGGAGAAGAAGTATAAGGAGGCAGTGGAGAAATTCTCCAAAGCCACCCTGGCCAATCCCAGTCATTTTGAGTCCCAATACGAAATGGGCTGGTGCCTGAATGAATTGCAAAGTTATTCCGATGCTATCATCGCACTGCGAAAAGCCCGGAACATCAATCCGGGTATGGCCAAGGTTCATTTTGAACTGGGTTACGCCTTTCAGCAATCCAGCAATCCGGATTCGGCCAATAAATGTTATGACCGTTGTCTTTCCATTAACCCCAAATATTCCCTGGCCTTCAAACAAAAAGGGTATATCGCCTATTTTAAAGATGAATTCACGCAGGCACTCGATTTCTTTAAAGGATATGAAACATTCGCTTCACAGGATATCGGTGATTACCTGTACTGGTACCGTAAAGGATATATCTTCAATGCAATTGATAAATATGATAGCGCCAAGGTGGCCCTGAACCGGTCGCTTCGGTTCAAGAAAGATTATATCAATACCTATTGGGAGCTTGGTTTTGCCAGTACAAAACTCAAAGAAGCCGATGAAGCCATTGGCTATTTTAATCAGGCCATTGCCCTTGATCCCAAGAGCCATATTGCCTATAATGGAATTGGTGAAGTTTACCGTGACCTGAAAAGAGACAGATCCACCGCTATTCTCTGGTATGAAAAAACCCTGGCGATCAATGCCACCGAGCGTAAGGCAAATTTTGGCAAAGGCTATTGCCTCAATAGTCTGGGTCAGTATACCGAAGCTGTTCCCTATTTGCAAACCGCCATCCGAAGCGAATCAACCTATACTGCCGCCTATGTTGATCTGGGTTATAGCTACTACATGCTTAACCGATATGAGGATGGATTGACCCAATTGCGCAAAGCCATTGAACTGAATGCCAATAACCAGAACGCCCGTTATTATTCGGGGTTGATCTATATCGCCCAGAAAAATAAAACCATGGCCCAGAAAATGGTGGATGAACTGACGCAATTAAAATCCAACAGCGCAAAAACGCTGCAGGACAAAGTGAATGCCATGAATTAA